A DNA window from Novosphingobium sp. RL4 contains the following coding sequences:
- a CDS encoding DUF6118 family protein, with protein sequence MSEMHTPNELDPAAAFEAMGQRLAGLTAAIDGLAVKFQEMHARDYSTEFAKIEGQFQAVRLTVKEFTERPVMALTPKTVAAQIEAAGRDGRLADQQAWERARRELQAETATIASVVTKARTGEAQKKQMTIAVGATLVFAVFLGGVGRDFVTWMAPASLHFPEQRAAAILGRDEWAAGERLLVVADPQRWAKMQAAIRSVENQSAETGKSANQKANRAGIGRPKAQRLHAAE encoded by the coding sequence ATGAGCGAAATGCACACCCCCAACGAGCTCGATCCTGCCGCTGCGTTCGAGGCCATGGGCCAGCGCCTGGCAGGACTTACCGCCGCCATCGACGGCCTCGCCGTCAAATTTCAGGAGATGCATGCCCGCGATTACAGCACCGAATTCGCGAAGATCGAAGGTCAGTTCCAGGCCGTGCGGCTGACGGTGAAGGAATTCACCGAGCGGCCTGTCATGGCGCTAACGCCGAAGACGGTCGCCGCGCAGATCGAAGCGGCTGGCAGGGATGGGCGGCTTGCCGATCAGCAGGCTTGGGAGCGGGCGCGAAGGGAGCTTCAGGCAGAGACGGCTACAATCGCCAGCGTCGTCACCAAGGCCCGTACAGGCGAGGCGCAGAAGAAGCAGATGACCATCGCGGTCGGCGCGACGCTTGTTTTCGCGGTCTTTCTGGGGGGTGTGGGTCGGGACTTCGTAACTTGGATGGCGCCCGCCAGTTTGCATTTTCCCGAGCAGCGGGCGGCGGCGATACTTGGACGCGATGAGTGGGCCGCCGGTGAGCGACTTCTGGTGGTCGCCGATCCTCAGAGGTGGGCGAAGATGCAGGCCGCTATCCGGTCAGTCGAGAATCAGAGCGCAGAAACCGGAAAGTCTGCCAACCAAAAGGCTAATCGCGCCGGGATAGGGCGCCCGAAGGCGCAGCGACTTCACGCGGCGGAATGA